In Flammeovirgaceae bacterium 311, one DNA window encodes the following:
- a CDS encoding coagulation factor 5/8 type domain-containing protein (COG3507 Beta-xylosidase): protein MSTYCNPINIDYTYAVYDAHKDISYRSGADPAVVEFRNEYYMFVTRSMGYWHSTDLQHWSFIHPEKWYFQGSNAPAAFNYKDSVLYVAGDPSGSMSILYTDNPKRGDWKATPAILGDLQDPALFIDDDGQAYMYWGSSNTYPLRVKKLDKGHRFKPSEETVELFKLHGDQHGWERFGENHSDTVLAGYMEGAWMTKHEGKYYLQYAAPGTEFNVYGDGAYISDNPLGPFTYAPNNPVSYKPGGFANGAGHGSTVEGPGGQYWHFGSATVSVNMNWERRISMFPTHFDKDGLMHVNTYFGDYPHYAPAIAGREGAFAGWMLLSYKKPVKASSVLQDFRADHMVDENIKTFWVAEENNDQQWVEIDLQRPGTVHAIQLNYHDYQSDLYGKVPGLYHRYRIRGSADGKNWITLVDRSDNYKDVPNDYVALGTPQTVRYIRFQNIHAPTTNLAISGLRVFGLGQGKAPQQVRNFKVNRRQDRRDAMISWDRQPNAQGYNVLWGIAPDKLYSSWMVYDNNSLDLKSLSVDQTYYFAVEAFNENGVSARTKVVKVE from the coding sequence ATGAGCACCTACTGCAACCCCATCAACATAGATTATACCTATGCGGTATACGATGCCCATAAGGATATCTCGTACCGCTCCGGAGCCGATCCTGCGGTGGTGGAATTCAGGAACGAGTACTATATGTTCGTAACCCGCTCCATGGGCTACTGGCATTCCACAGACCTGCAGCACTGGAGTTTCATCCATCCGGAAAAATGGTATTTCCAGGGCTCCAACGCACCGGCAGCATTCAACTACAAAGATTCTGTGCTGTATGTAGCTGGAGATCCCTCTGGCTCCATGAGCATACTGTATACGGATAACCCCAAAAGGGGCGACTGGAAGGCAACTCCTGCCATTTTAGGTGACCTGCAGGACCCGGCACTCTTTATTGACGACGACGGCCAGGCCTATATGTACTGGGGCTCCTCCAACACCTATCCGCTCCGGGTAAAAAAGCTGGATAAGGGGCACAGATTTAAACCATCGGAAGAGACTGTTGAGCTTTTTAAACTGCATGGTGACCAGCACGGCTGGGAGCGCTTTGGCGAAAACCACTCAGATACGGTGCTGGCGGGTTATATGGAAGGCGCCTGGATGACCAAGCACGAGGGAAAGTATTACCTGCAATATGCCGCTCCGGGCACAGAATTTAATGTGTACGGCGATGGTGCTTATATAAGCGACAACCCCCTGGGCCCGTTTACCTATGCCCCCAACAACCCGGTATCATATAAGCCAGGTGGCTTTGCCAATGGTGCAGGCCACGGCAGTACGGTAGAAGGCCCCGGCGGACAGTACTGGCATTTTGGGTCGGCCACTGTTTCAGTGAATATGAACTGGGAGCGTCGCATCAGCATGTTTCCTACCCACTTCGATAAAGATGGCCTGATGCACGTGAACACCTACTTTGGAGACTATCCGCATTATGCGCCAGCCATTGCCGGTAGAGAGGGTGCTTTTGCCGGCTGGATGCTGCTCTCCTACAAAAAACCTGTTAAGGCATCCTCTGTGCTCCAGGACTTCCGTGCCGATCATATGGTAGATGAAAACATTAAGACATTCTGGGTAGCTGAAGAAAACAACGATCAGCAATGGGTGGAGATAGACCTGCAAAGGCCGGGCACAGTACATGCCATTCAGCTGAACTACCACGATTACCAGTCAGACCTCTACGGCAAGGTGCCGGGGCTCTACCATCGTTATCGGATTAGGGGCTCTGCAGATGGAAAAAACTGGATAACGCTAGTGGATAGAAGCGATAACTACAAAGATGTACCGAACGACTATGTGGCGCTGGGTACGCCACAAACCGTGCGCTACATCCGTTTTCAGAACATCCACGCACCTACCACCAATCTGGCCATCTCTGGTTTGCGGGTTTTTGGCCTGGGGCAGGGCAAAGCGCCGCAGCAGGTCAGAAATTTTAAGGTAAACCGTCGCCAGGACCGCAGAGATGCTATGATCAGCTGGGACAGGCAACCCAATGCACAGGGATATAACGTGCTATGGGGTATTGCACCGGATAAGCTTTATAGCTCCTGGATGGTGTATGATAACAATTCGCTCGATCTGAAGAGCTTGTCTGTAGACCAGACCTACTATTTCGCGGTAGAAGCATTTAATGAAAACGGCGTATCAGCAAGAACAAAGGTTGTCAAAGTAGAATAG
- a CDS encoding hypothetical protein (COG5368 Uncharacterized protein conserved in bacteria), with product MSSIKIFFSVVLLGLLFTACDKDESGNVGGTFNLNHVYAGSTEINQDGTLSTEVPVDASLALSFSQPVDRTTTGDGIRLKQDGNIIATNVSFGSQDRTVLVYPAGVLESSTVYTLEINSSLRGAAGERIEPLELSFRTRSGALTVNAISIDGRDIRSASRVPNVPIDLKIALNFAVPVNPETFENALSLAGPGNTALEIAYADDHKTAEITTSGALQYLSKYEFSISSQLKGASGESFSGFHTTFYTQVDSSYKFSEISDDALLTKVQEQTFKYFWDFAHPNSGLARERNTSGNTVTIGGSGFGVMSILVGIERGFISRQQGIDRLQKIVGFLETADRFHGVWPHWIDGNSGNVVPFSTKDNGGDLVETAFMIQGLLTVREYLNPDIPQEAAIIDTITRLWEAVEWDWYTQGGQNVLYWHWSPDYGWEMNHRIQGWNEALIVYVLAASSPTHPIDPQVYHEGWARGGNMQNGNSYYGINLPLGEDFGGPLFFAHYSFLGLDPRELQDQYADYWQQNVNHSLINHQHAVANPQNWIGYGEQAWGFTASDNHEGYSAHSPTNDKGVITPTAALSSIPYTPEESMDALRHFYYIMGDKIWGEYGFKDAYNPTAQWYATSYLAIDQGPIIIMIENHRTALLWDLFMSAPEVKAGLDRLGFSY from the coding sequence ATGTCAAGCATAAAAATTTTCTTTTCAGTTGTGCTACTGGGCTTGTTGTTTACAGCCTGCGACAAAGATGAGTCCGGCAATGTAGGGGGTACCTTTAACCTGAATCATGTATATGCCGGATCAACGGAAATCAATCAGGATGGCACCCTAAGCACCGAGGTACCCGTTGATGCCTCTCTGGCTTTGAGTTTTTCCCAGCCTGTAGACAGAACAACTACAGGTGACGGAATCAGGCTGAAGCAGGATGGTAATATCATCGCGACAAACGTAAGTTTCGGTTCCCAGGATAGAACTGTGCTTGTTTATCCGGCAGGCGTGCTTGAGAGCAGCACCGTGTATACGCTGGAAATAAACTCGTCGCTAAGGGGAGCAGCTGGAGAAAGGATTGAACCCCTGGAGCTAAGCTTTAGAACCAGGTCCGGGGCCTTAACAGTAAATGCAATCAGCATTGATGGAAGAGACATCAGAAGTGCCTCCAGGGTACCCAACGTACCGATAGATCTTAAAATAGCGTTGAACTTTGCTGTTCCGGTAAACCCGGAAACATTCGAGAATGCCCTGAGTCTGGCAGGCCCGGGCAACACAGCCCTGGAAATAGCTTATGCTGATGATCATAAAACCGCAGAAATTACAACTTCCGGCGCATTGCAGTACCTGTCAAAATACGAATTTTCTATTTCCAGTCAGCTGAAAGGCGCCTCTGGTGAAAGCTTTTCAGGCTTTCACACTACTTTTTACACCCAGGTAGACTCCAGCTATAAATTTTCCGAAATCTCCGATGATGCACTGCTTACCAAGGTGCAGGAGCAGACTTTTAAATATTTCTGGGATTTTGCCCACCCCAACAGCGGGTTAGCCCGCGAAAGAAATACTTCCGGAAATACAGTAACAATTGGAGGCTCCGGCTTTGGTGTGATGAGCATCCTGGTGGGCATTGAAAGAGGCTTTATCAGCAGACAGCAGGGCATTGACAGACTCCAGAAAATTGTAGGCTTCCTGGAAACAGCCGATCGCTTTCACGGAGTTTGGCCGCACTGGATAGATGGCAATAGCGGAAACGTAGTGCCCTTCAGCACCAAAGATAACGGTGGCGATCTGGTAGAAACTGCTTTTATGATCCAGGGACTGCTTACCGTACGGGAATACTTAAACCCGGACATACCTCAGGAAGCAGCAATCATAGATACCATTACAAGGCTGTGGGAAGCAGTGGAGTGGGACTGGTATACCCAGGGAGGACAGAACGTACTGTACTGGCACTGGTCTCCGGACTATGGGTGGGAAATGAACCACCGGATACAGGGCTGGAACGAAGCCCTGATCGTGTATGTGCTTGCAGCTTCCTCACCCACACATCCTATTGATCCGCAGGTATATCATGAGGGCTGGGCAAGAGGCGGTAACATGCAGAATGGCAACAGCTACTACGGCATAAACCTGCCCCTAGGCGAAGACTTTGGCGGACCCCTGTTCTTTGCACATTATTCCTTTTTAGGTCTGGATCCAAGGGAGCTGCAAGACCAGTATGCTGATTACTGGCAGCAAAATGTAAACCACAGCCTGATTAATCATCAACATGCAGTTGCTAACCCACAAAACTGGATTGGGTATGGAGAACAGGCCTGGGGATTTACCGCAAGCGATAATCATGAAGGTTATTCTGCTCATTCGCCCACCAACGATAAAGGCGTAATTACTCCTACTGCCGCGTTATCATCCATACCATACACACCTGAGGAATCTATGGATGCGCTCAGGCATTTTTACTATATCATGGGCGATAAGATATGGGGTGAATACGGGTTCAAAGATGCCTATAACCCAACAGCACAATGGTATGCCACCTCATATTTAGCCATTGACCAGGGACCTATTATCATCATGATCGAAAATCATCGGACAGCGTTGCTGTGGGATCTTTTTATGTCGGCACCCGAAGTAAAAGCTGGTTTGGACAGATTAGGATTTTCATACTGA
- a CDS encoding RagB/SusD domain-containing protein, which produces MNAIKFLKYMGAVGLSLMVNVSCDDALGEPLERQELTENTDYTQTENMIQLLNGAYANLYNLQWETFPLISVRGDDVNAAGDQVPLTETDYFRYDRSFWMYNSTWLNLYGDIITWHASIEELERYREYASNPAQADQYIAEIRVMRAWELFQLSRLWGSVLIPQSSQPEELFETSLSSMEEVMQHISAEMDEVIPLLPAVHPNQRTDIPGGITRYTALAVKALANLEAKNYPAVAEATGAIISSGAFALEQDYYNLFKIPGKLNRENILELQYSDFGQGSGESRNYQNAFFGPQDWTPVVAGASAGWGFWEPSLKYVKFMIGRGETERLETTVLFTNRGINEIRNDPNYATLPDWIDNVTPSGDVINDYSRALFASGKHYLPSNQLTPGRVDYGSNKNFIAIRYAEILLMHAEALTQGASSGVMSADEAVNLVRARVDMPALSGVTIDDVLEEKYAEFATEWGIRFYDLVRHGRTSELNYEGRNYNEGEDRFLPYPLQQIDLLPQLEQ; this is translated from the coding sequence ATGAACGCTATTAAGTTTTTAAAATATATGGGTGCCGTGGGCCTGTCCCTCATGGTTAATGTATCGTGCGATGATGCTCTGGGAGAGCCCCTGGAGCGGCAGGAACTAACGGAAAATACAGATTATACCCAAACTGAAAATATGATCCAGCTGCTGAATGGTGCCTATGCAAACCTATATAATCTGCAGTGGGAAACCTTTCCGCTGATTTCGGTAAGAGGAGATGATGTAAATGCAGCTGGAGACCAGGTACCTTTAACTGAAACCGATTATTTCAGGTACGACCGTTCTTTCTGGATGTACAACTCAACCTGGTTGAACCTTTACGGAGATATCATCACCTGGCATGCTTCTATAGAGGAGCTGGAGCGTTACCGGGAGTATGCTTCCAATCCTGCCCAGGCCGATCAGTACATCGCAGAAATAAGAGTAATGAGGGCCTGGGAGCTATTTCAGCTGTCAAGACTTTGGGGAAGTGTGCTGATCCCCCAGAGCTCACAGCCTGAAGAGCTCTTTGAAACTTCTTTATCTTCTATGGAAGAAGTAATGCAGCATATTTCTGCTGAAATGGATGAGGTTATTCCTTTGCTTCCGGCAGTGCATCCTAATCAAAGAACAGATATACCCGGGGGCATTACCAGGTATACCGCCCTTGCGGTAAAAGCACTGGCAAATCTTGAAGCGAAAAACTACCCTGCGGTAGCAGAAGCCACAGGTGCCATCATCAGTTCCGGTGCATTTGCTTTAGAGCAGGATTATTACAATCTGTTTAAAATTCCGGGCAAGCTTAACCGAGAAAATATCCTGGAATTGCAGTACTCAGATTTTGGACAGGGATCGGGGGAGAGCAGAAATTACCAGAATGCCTTTTTTGGTCCGCAGGACTGGACTCCTGTAGTAGCCGGGGCCAGTGCAGGCTGGGGCTTTTGGGAGCCAAGCCTCAAGTATGTTAAGTTCATGATCGGTAGGGGCGAGACAGAACGCTTGGAAACCACTGTTTTGTTCACAAACCGGGGTATAAACGAAATCAGAAACGATCCTAACTATGCCACACTGCCCGACTGGATCGACAACGTTACCCCCAGCGGCGATGTGATCAATGATTACAGCCGTGCCCTTTTTGCCAGTGGTAAGCATTACCTGCCCTCTAACCAGCTTACCCCGGGGAGGGTCGATTATGGCAGCAATAAAAATTTCATTGCCATCCGCTACGCCGAAATATTGCTGATGCACGCCGAAGCCCTTACACAAGGTGCGAGCAGCGGGGTAATGTCGGCCGACGAAGCCGTGAACCTGGTAAGAGCCAGGGTGGATATGCCGGCTCTGAGTGGCGTTACCATTGATGATGTACTGGAGGAAAAGTATGCTGAATTTGCAACAGAATGGGGCATCAGGTTCTATGACCTGGTGAGACACGGCAGAACCTCCGAGCTTAATTATGAGGGAAGAAACTACAATGAGGGCGAAGACCGGTTTTTACCTTACCCACTGCAGCAAATCGATTTATTACCGCAGTTAGAACAGTAG
- a CDS encoding hypothetical protein (COG1409 Predicted phosphohydrolases), translated as MVYDYLRMVKLLHYFLVVAACISLISCNRGGRAFTMVLLPDTQTYAEKYPEVLEAQTQWIAAHADSFAFVLQQGDLTQSNNHEEWQVVEESLARLDGKIPYTFVPGNHDMGSEPGKFADVRNTTLLNQYLPLSRYQALPTFGETFEAGKVDNTYHRFKAGGHNWLILSLEFGPRNEVLDWANGVVEKHPDYKVILNTHAYLYSDSTLHDGEDWWRPQGYGIGKDTGAQAPNDGAQIWEKLVKKHSNMMFVFSGHVLHDGEGTLVSEGIHGNKVYQMLANYQEGVKGSEKGGNGYLRLITVDPKAKTIEVKTYSPYLDTYMTEPKQQFMFQNVDL; from the coding sequence ATGGTCTATGATTATTTGAGAATGGTAAAGCTTTTACATTATTTTTTAGTTGTAGCAGCCTGTATCAGCTTAATTTCCTGTAACAGGGGAGGTAGGGCCTTTACCATGGTATTACTGCCCGATACCCAAACCTATGCTGAGAAGTATCCGGAAGTTTTAGAAGCCCAGACCCAATGGATTGCAGCCCATGCCGATAGCTTTGCTTTTGTGCTGCAACAGGGAGATCTCACACAAAGCAATAATCATGAAGAGTGGCAGGTGGTGGAGGAGTCTCTTGCCAGGCTGGACGGAAAAATCCCCTACACCTTTGTACCCGGCAATCACGATATGGGTAGTGAGCCCGGCAAGTTCGCAGACGTACGTAACACCACCCTCTTAAACCAGTACCTGCCCCTAAGTCGCTATCAGGCGCTGCCTACTTTTGGCGAGACTTTCGAAGCAGGAAAAGTAGATAATACCTATCACAGGTTTAAAGCAGGGGGGCATAACTGGCTGATCCTTTCCCTGGAGTTTGGTCCCAGAAACGAGGTGCTGGACTGGGCGAATGGCGTGGTGGAAAAACATCCTGACTACAAAGTTATTCTGAACACACATGCCTACCTGTATTCCGACAGCACCCTGCACGATGGTGAGGATTGGTGGCGCCCGCAGGGTTATGGCATTGGCAAAGATACGGGCGCACAGGCACCAAACGATGGGGCACAAATCTGGGAAAAGCTGGTGAAAAAGCATTCAAACATGATGTTTGTCTTTAGCGGACATGTACTGCACGACGGCGAAGGAACGCTGGTAAGCGAGGGCATTCATGGAAACAAGGTGTACCAGATGCTGGCAAACTACCAGGAGGGGGTGAAAGGATCTGAAAAAGGTGGGAATGGTTACCTGCGGCTGATTACCGTTGATCCCAAAGCGAAAACCATTGAGGTAAAAACATATTCTCCCTACCTGGATACTTATATGACTGAGCCAAAGCAGCAGTTTATGTTCCAAAATGTAGATCTGTAA
- a CDS encoding hypothetical protein (COG5368 Uncharacterized protein conserved in bacteria) → MKNASIVYLLVVFQFLASCQQPGEQTKTAETANAPADTTVAGNSLSDEELLTLVQENTFQYFWDGAEPTSGLARERIHLDGDYPQNDQNVVTTGATGFGVMAILVGIERGFISREQGFERMQKIVNSLEKADRFHGAWPHWLHGETGKVKPFSPKDDGGDLVETAFLVQGLITVREYFKGGNAAEQTLAAQITRLWEGVEWDWYRNGQDALYWHWSPNHEWAMNFPVSGYNECLIMYVLAAASPTHGVPPAVYHKGWARSGAIRADAEQYGFKIPLEHNGNKGSVGPLFWAHYSYLGLDPRNLKDQYADYWLHNRNHTLIHRAYCIDNPKDYEGYGEEAWGLTSSYSPKGYAGHSPNEDLGVISPTAALSSYPYTPEESMKVIRHLYEDLGDKVWGKYGFYDAYSEEEDWYPQRYLGIDQGPIVVMIENGRSGLLWDLFMGAPEVQAGLKKLGFESPAIK, encoded by the coding sequence ATGAAAAATGCATCTATAGTTTACCTGCTGGTAGTTTTTCAGTTTTTGGCAAGTTGCCAGCAGCCTGGGGAGCAAACCAAGACTGCAGAGACAGCGAATGCCCCGGCAGACACCACTGTTGCAGGTAACAGTTTAAGTGATGAAGAGCTGCTAACGCTGGTACAGGAAAATACCTTTCAGTATTTCTGGGATGGTGCAGAGCCTACCTCCGGCCTTGCCCGAGAGCGCATTCACCTGGATGGCGACTATCCGCAGAACGATCAGAACGTAGTAACCACCGGAGCCACCGGCTTTGGTGTTATGGCCATTCTGGTAGGAATCGAGCGTGGCTTCATCAGCAGGGAGCAGGGTTTTGAGCGGATGCAGAAGATTGTGAACTCCCTGGAGAAGGCAGATCGCTTTCACGGTGCATGGCCGCACTGGCTCCATGGAGAAACTGGCAAAGTAAAACCCTTTAGCCCCAAAGACGATGGCGGCGACCTGGTAGAAACAGCCTTTCTGGTACAGGGGCTGATCACGGTGCGCGAGTATTTTAAAGGAGGCAATGCAGCAGAACAGACACTTGCTGCCCAGATAACCCGCTTGTGGGAAGGGGTAGAGTGGGACTGGTACCGCAATGGGCAGGATGCGCTCTACTGGCACTGGTCTCCAAACCACGAATGGGCCATGAATTTTCCGGTATCTGGCTATAATGAGTGCCTGATCATGTATGTGCTGGCCGCTGCATCGCCTACCCACGGGGTGCCGCCAGCCGTTTACCATAAGGGCTGGGCCAGGAGCGGTGCCATCAGGGCAGATGCAGAGCAGTATGGCTTTAAAATTCCGCTGGAGCACAATGGCAACAAAGGCAGTGTCGGGCCTCTCTTCTGGGCGCACTATTCTTACCTGGGCCTGGACCCCCGTAACCTGAAAGATCAGTATGCTGATTACTGGTTGCACAACAGAAATCACACCCTGATACACCGTGCCTATTGCATTGATAATCCTAAAGATTATGAAGGCTATGGAGAGGAGGCCTGGGGCCTTACCTCCAGTTACTCCCCCAAAGGCTATGCCGGTCACAGCCCAAACGAAGATCTGGGAGTTATTTCTCCTACAGCGGCCCTTTCTTCCTATCCCTACACCCCTGAAGAATCCATGAAAGTAATCCGGCACTTGTATGAAGACCTGGGCGATAAGGTATGGGGTAAATACGGTTTTTATGATGCATACAGCGAAGAGGAAGACTGGTACCCGCAGCGTTACCTGGGTATTGACCAGGGCCCGATTGTGGTGATGATAGAGAACGGGCGCAGCGGCCTGCTGTGGGATTTATTTATGGGTGCACCCGAAGTCCAGGCTGGTTTGAAAAAGCTTGGTTTTGAAAGCCCTGCCATAAAGTAG
- a CDS encoding beta-glucosidase-like glycosyl hydrolase (COG1472 Beta-glucosidase-related glycosidases): MGLMGTQCSVAQQTKPAPTAGTAQSGQNMDQFVSDLLGKMTLEEKIGQLNLVAVGFDVTGPVVSENVDENIRKGNVGGVFNTFTPLAARKLQEFAVNNTRLKIPLLFGYDVIHGHRTIFPMPLGLAASWDMEAVERSARIAGDEASADGLNWVFSPMVDISRDPRWGRIVEGGGEDPFLGGKIAAAMVRGYQGDDLTKNNTVMATVKHFALYGAPEAGRDYHTVDMSMNRMFNEYMYPYKAAIDAGAGSVMTAFNEINGVPATANKWLLTELLRDQWGFDGFVVTDYTAINELVPHGLGNDAEVGALALKAGADMDMVGEIYLKNVAQLVKDGRLTEEDVEKSARRILEAKYKLGLFEDPYRYIDEARAKNTLMKQEYITAARDIARKSMVLLKNENGVLPLQKGASIALVGPLARNQRDMIGNWSGAGDWKQAVSVEQGIRAVAGSGVRINHAKGANIADDPQMIERLNAHGGELEIDTRSSEDMIAEAVKAAQASDVIVAVVGESQGMSGEAASRADIGLPGQQQELLRALKETGKPLVLVLMNGRPLALQWEDENADAILETWFAGTQAGNAIADVLFGDANPSGKLPVTFPQVVGQVPIYYSQKNTGRPFGGEQLDKYKSRYLDVTNEPLYPFGYGLSYTTFTYAQPQISQTSMTPQQELEVRVNVTNSGTRDGEEVVQLYIQDLVGSITRPVKELKGFQKIMLKRGESKTVTFRITADDLKFYNNELEHVYEPGEFKVYVGPNSRDVQELSFTLTQQ, encoded by the coding sequence ATGGGGCTGATGGGCACGCAATGCAGTGTAGCGCAACAGACAAAACCTGCGCCAACAGCAGGAACTGCTCAGAGTGGGCAGAACATGGACCAGTTTGTGAGTGATCTGCTGGGTAAAATGACGCTGGAAGAAAAGATAGGCCAGCTAAACCTGGTGGCGGTTGGTTTTGATGTTACGGGTCCGGTGGTGAGCGAGAACGTAGATGAGAACATTCGCAAAGGAAATGTGGGTGGTGTATTTAACACATTTACCCCGCTGGCTGCCAGAAAACTGCAGGAGTTTGCCGTTAATAATACCCGCCTTAAAATTCCACTTTTGTTTGGCTACGATGTAATACATGGGCACCGCACCATCTTTCCGATGCCCCTGGGGCTGGCAGCCAGCTGGGATATGGAAGCCGTAGAGCGCAGTGCCCGCATTGCTGGCGACGAAGCCAGTGCCGATGGTCTGAACTGGGTATTCTCTCCCATGGTAGATATATCGCGCGATCCGCGCTGGGGGCGCATTGTTGAGGGAGGCGGAGAAGATCCTTTCCTGGGAGGTAAAATAGCAGCGGCCATGGTGCGTGGCTACCAGGGCGATGACCTGACAAAGAACAATACGGTAATGGCAACGGTAAAGCACTTTGCCCTGTATGGCGCTCCTGAAGCCGGGCGCGATTACCATACGGTGGATATGAGCATGAACCGTATGTTCAACGAGTACATGTACCCCTACAAAGCTGCCATCGATGCCGGTGCCGGGAGTGTGATGACTGCTTTCAACGAAATAAATGGTGTGCCGGCCACTGCCAATAAATGGCTGCTCACGGAGCTGCTGCGCGATCAGTGGGGCTTCGATGGTTTTGTGGTCACCGATTACACCGCCATCAACGAGCTGGTACCCCACGGTTTGGGAAATGATGCCGAGGTAGGCGCCCTGGCGCTAAAAGCCGGTGCCGATATGGACATGGTAGGCGAAATATACCTTAAAAATGTGGCGCAGCTGGTAAAAGATGGCAGGCTGACAGAAGAGGACGTTGAAAAATCTGCCCGCCGTATTCTGGAGGCAAAATATAAGCTGGGCCTGTTCGAAGATCCCTATCGTTATATAGATGAAGCACGTGCGAAGAATACGCTCATGAAGCAGGAATACATAACTGCTGCCCGTGATATAGCCCGTAAAAGCATGGTGCTGCTGAAAAACGAGAATGGTGTACTGCCCCTCCAAAAAGGAGCCAGTATTGCCCTGGTGGGTCCGCTGGCCAGGAATCAGCGCGATATGATCGGTAACTGGAGCGGTGCAGGCGACTGGAAGCAGGCCGTATCTGTGGAGCAGGGTATTCGGGCTGTGGCTGGCAGTGGTGTGAGGATCAATCATGCCAAGGGCGCCAACATTGCCGACGATCCACAAATGATCGAGCGTTTGAATGCACATGGTGGAGAACTTGAAATAGATACCCGTTCATCCGAGGATATGATAGCAGAGGCTGTAAAAGCAGCACAGGCTTCTGATGTGATAGTTGCGGTGGTGGGAGAATCGCAGGGCATGTCGGGCGAGGCCGCCAGCCGTGCTGATATAGGCTTGCCTGGCCAGCAACAGGAGTTGCTCAGGGCCCTGAAGGAAACCGGTAAGCCCCTGGTGCTGGTGCTTATGAACGGTCGCCCCCTGGCACTGCAGTGGGAAGATGAAAACGCAGATGCCATTCTGGAAACCTGGTTTGCCGGTACACAGGCAGGCAATGCCATTGCCGATGTGCTGTTTGGCGATGCCAATCCATCGGGTAAGCTACCTGTTACCTTTCCGCAGGTAGTAGGGCAGGTGCCTATTTACTACAGCCAGAAAAATACCGGCCGGCCTTTTGGAGGCGAGCAGCTCGATAAATACAAGTCGCGGTATCTGGATGTAACCAACGAGCCACTTTATCCATTTGGCTACGGGCTGAGCTACACTACTTTTACCTATGCACAGCCGCAGATCAGCCAGACAAGCATGACACCCCAGCAGGAGCTGGAGGTGCGGGTAAATGTGACCAACTCCGGCACCAGGGATGGAGAGGAAGTGGTACAGCTCTACATTCAGGACCTGGTGGGCTCAATTACCCGACCGGTAAAAGAGCTGAAGGGCTTCCAGAAAATCATGCTGAAAAGAGGCGAAAGCAAAACAGTTACTTTCAGGATTACGGCCGATGATCTGAAATTCTACAACAATGAACTGGAACATGTGTATGAGCCCGGCGAATTTAAAGTGTATGTAGGACCTAACTCCAGGGATGTGCAGGAGCTAAGCTTTACGCTTACCCAGCAATAA
- a CDS encoding RNA polymerase, sigma-24 subunit, ECF subfamily protein (COG1595 DNA-directed RNA polymerase specialized sigma subunit, sigma24 homolog) yields the protein MQIQYKHTFFTDDDIALWQEFSEGNELAYERIYHKYVNKLYRYAYVVVKDKALAEDVIHDVFTDLWSSRKTLGKVRSVRLYLFASVKRRSLRKLKKENVFSNFDLASANPSFGITGSFLDELIDVQHKETIAAKIKKCLAALSNRQREIIYLRFYQNMSYEEIAQLLQLDQKYIYNLASKAFGILRKSIPAFFAACLLLIPDNF from the coding sequence TTGCAAATCCAGTATAAGCATACATTCTTTACAGACGATGACATTGCGCTCTGGCAGGAATTTTCAGAGGGAAATGAACTTGCCTATGAACGCATCTACCATAAGTATGTAAATAAACTATACAGATATGCTTATGTGGTGGTGAAGGATAAGGCATTGGCAGAAGATGTAATACACGATGTATTTACCGATCTCTGGAGTAGCAGAAAAACACTTGGTAAAGTGCGGTCTGTTCGCTTGTACCTGTTTGCCAGTGTGAAGAGAAGGTCTCTGCGAAAACTAAAAAAGGAAAACGTATTCTCTAATTTTGATTTGGCTTCGGCTAATCCCTCTTTTGGTATTACAGGTTCTTTTCTGGACGAGCTGATTGATGTTCAGCACAAAGAAACAATTGCAGCAAAAATAAAGAAGTGTCTCGCAGCTCTATCCAACCGGCAAAGGGAGATCATTTACCTGCGTTTCTACCAGAACATGTCTTATGAAGAGATAGCTCAGTTGCTGCAACTCGATCAGAAATACATCTATAACCTGGCCTCAAAAGCTTTTGGTATTCTTCGTAAAAGCATTCCTGCCTTTTTTGCAGCCTGTCTTTTGTTGATCCCTGATAATTTTTAG